In Aliamphritea ceti, a single window of DNA contains:
- a CDS encoding VWA domain-containing protein, with protein MNHPLKNALPIVAAAYGEKFGVKVLIQGQDAFTDGERIVIPTANPDDPHYQQIAWGYLAHEAAHIRHTNFDMVQKASSKPIRKALLNIIEDVRIENELAKDYPGTRRSISQVIEYMVDTQQMCVPEQLEPASNLQAWLLFRLRCHFLGQKALTPLYQAVDERVRQLFPAAAMSRLSAMLTAVPSLGSTGEVLKLVDAIVAMLEDESRPPQDESDADSGNDIGQDASNDSNSSSDSQTPETDSSATGDAAETGDSDNSDQADNLRQALEASAAQFEPDTFAQVAEVLSEQAEGHQGVTPLSLPQAEQAMLGDEAILTLSASESAQIRARLRGMVQSSQDNRNHAKRHGLRVATHRLAASQAGESRLFIQRQPRIAPNAAVHLLVDISGSMGKPIGEGNRKYFHVANEAALALAMALEGIPGVVPAVSYFPGIHQEVSIALLPKQSVRHRAACFDQKPRGCTPMAQAMWFAANSLLAQKQKRKLMIVLTDGDPDDWAATHDIVDRCRRSGFELLGIGIQTRSVEKFFPQSIVINDVKDLNRELFEVTQQLLIQ; from the coding sequence TTTGGTGTGAAGGTGCTTATTCAAGGACAAGATGCGTTTACCGATGGTGAGCGGATTGTGATCCCAACAGCAAACCCAGACGACCCACACTATCAACAGATAGCTTGGGGTTATCTGGCTCATGAAGCGGCGCATATTCGGCATACTAATTTTGACATGGTGCAGAAGGCGTCGTCCAAACCGATCCGTAAGGCACTTCTCAATATCATTGAGGACGTTCGCATTGAAAACGAATTGGCAAAGGATTACCCCGGAACCCGGCGCAGTATTTCGCAAGTGATTGAGTACATGGTGGACACTCAGCAAATGTGTGTACCTGAACAGCTTGAGCCTGCATCTAACTTGCAAGCATGGTTGTTGTTTCGCTTGAGATGCCACTTTCTGGGTCAGAAAGCGCTGACGCCATTGTACCAAGCGGTTGATGAAAGAGTGAGACAACTCTTTCCTGCCGCAGCGATGAGCCGGTTAAGCGCCATGCTGACAGCAGTGCCTAGCTTAGGCTCTACAGGTGAAGTGCTGAAACTTGTCGATGCCATCGTTGCCATGTTGGAAGACGAATCTCGTCCACCACAGGATGAGTCGGATGCTGATAGCGGTAATGACATTGGACAAGATGCGAGTAATGACAGCAATAGCAGTAGTGACAGTCAAACCCCAGAAACAGACTCGTCTGCAACAGGGGATGCTGCTGAAACGGGGGATTCAGATAACTCTGATCAAGCTGACAATTTGCGACAAGCCTTAGAGGCCAGTGCCGCTCAGTTTGAACCCGATACCTTTGCACAAGTGGCAGAAGTGTTGTCGGAACAAGCTGAAGGACATCAGGGTGTCACTCCACTCAGTTTGCCCCAAGCAGAGCAAGCTATGTTGGGTGATGAGGCCATCTTGACCTTATCGGCGTCTGAGTCCGCTCAAATTCGAGCCCGACTTAGGGGCATGGTTCAGTCCAGTCAGGACAATCGGAATCATGCCAAAAGGCACGGTCTTCGAGTTGCAACCCATCGTCTTGCCGCTTCACAAGCAGGTGAGTCGAGATTGTTTATTCAAAGGCAACCTCGCATTGCGCCTAATGCTGCTGTGCACTTGCTGGTCGATATATCGGGTTCAATGGGTAAACCCATTGGCGAAGGTAATCGAAAGTACTTTCATGTTGCCAATGAAGCCGCTTTGGCTTTGGCCATGGCACTGGAAGGCATACCGGGTGTTGTACCTGCGGTCAGTTATTTTCCTGGTATTCATCAGGAAGTTTCTATCGCGTTATTGCCCAAGCAATCGGTTCGACATCGGGCCGCCTGTTTTGACCAAAAACCACGAGGTTGTACGCCTATGGCACAAGCGATGTGGTTTGCGGCAAACAGTTTGTTAGCGCAAAAACAGAAGCGAAAGCTAATGATAGTGCTAACGGATGGTGACCCAGATGACTGGGCTGCCACGCATGACATTGTTGACCGGTGCAGACGCAGTGGCTTTGAGCTGCTGGGGATCGGGATTCAAACACGCAGTGTTGAGAAATTCTTTCCTCAAAGCATCGTGATTAACGACGTCAAAGATCTGAATCGTGAGTTATTCGAAGTAACACAACAACTGTTAATTCAGTAA
- the radC gene encoding RadC family protein — translation MKNKKFLAGEEAGTYIVPEQVTEADILDMALKLARGRLSKGRKIEQPSSAFSYLQTLMHEYEHEVFGALFLDTKHRVIRFEELFKGTLDAASVYPREVTKRALELNAAAVILVHNHPSGDPEPSEADKRITHRLRDALSLVDIRTLDHVVVASEGCVSLAERGYL, via the coding sequence ATGAAAAACAAAAAGTTCTTAGCTGGCGAAGAAGCCGGTACTTACATCGTTCCTGAGCAAGTGACTGAAGCGGATATCTTAGATATGGCGCTCAAGCTTGCCCGTGGTCGATTGAGTAAAGGTCGAAAAATTGAACAGCCATCGTCGGCGTTCTCATACCTGCAAACACTGATGCACGAGTATGAGCACGAAGTCTTTGGCGCACTGTTTCTTGATACAAAGCATCGCGTCATTCGATTTGAAGAGCTGTTCAAAGGCACTTTAGATGCGGCGAGCGTGTATCCAAGGGAAGTAACAAAACGAGCGCTAGAACTTAATGCGGCAGCAGTGATATTGGTTCATAACCATCCATCGGGTGATCCTGAACCCAGTGAAGCTGATAAACGCATCACTCATCGACTCCGTGACGCCTTGTCACTTGTTGATATTCGAACGCTTGACCATGTCGTGGTCGCATCCGAGGGCTGCGTTTCGCTTGCCGAACGCGGTTATCTTTAA
- a CDS encoding plasmid-related protein codes for MNGRIAYSPSSQKQSYQHTSSQLEFLFEFDDAPVTWSDTEVWQLREGILLDAIRVLLDGRVSTRLRKDVLSWIQNDELTPFCFRVCAMAAVVDPDVLRDSIMWLLRRHGIQLD; via the coding sequence ATGAATGGGCGCATTGCCTATTCTCCTTCATCACAAAAGCAGTCCTATCAGCACACGTCATCACAGCTCGAATTTCTATTTGAGTTTGATGATGCCCCAGTCACTTGGTCTGACACGGAAGTCTGGCAGTTACGCGAAGGCATTCTATTGGATGCGATCCGTGTATTGCTGGACGGTCGTGTCAGTACTCGATTGCGAAAGGATGTGTTGTCGTGGATTCAAAATGACGAATTAACGCCATTTTGCTTTCGTGTTTGCGCAATGGCTGCCGTTGTCGATCCTGATGTGCTTCGTGATTCCATCATGTGGCTATTAAGACGACATGGTATCCAGCTTGACTAA
- a CDS encoding DUF7146 domain-containing protein: protein MAIPLQIDTVRPYLNGQWLQILAALVPELDAAIARKGRHVACPIHGGRDGFRLFKDAEYTGGGVCNTCGIFHDGFELLSWINGWNFAQSIEAIGQVLGIQPGQVPTRVIPSNAVDWKTKKQEEDKAIIHRLNQTWGETFSLADTRAQPVWNYMHRRGIVTRVRPEWDSVLRFHPNLPYHDEDGLFIDSYPALLGKIVTQQGRSATFHRIYLSEDGFKAPVEKPKKMMPIPSDRTITGGAIPIGEPGEVLGVSEGIETALAVTRATGQTCWSVVNATLLARFEPPSNVKMLYIWADHDLSETGLNAANELKKKAWQKGILTQVLIPPIPTSLGVKSWDWNDVLNVYGAMGFPKVHI from the coding sequence ATGGCGATACCTTTACAGATTGACACAGTAAGGCCATATCTTAATGGCCAATGGCTTCAAATACTTGCGGCATTGGTGCCAGAACTTGATGCCGCTATTGCTCGAAAAGGCCGTCATGTGGCTTGCCCTATTCATGGCGGTCGTGATGGCTTTAGGCTGTTCAAAGATGCTGAATATACCGGAGGTGGCGTTTGTAACACCTGCGGGATCTTTCATGATGGTTTTGAACTGTTGTCTTGGATTAATGGATGGAACTTTGCTCAGTCTATTGAAGCAATCGGTCAAGTTCTAGGTATTCAACCCGGACAAGTACCAACTCGGGTAATACCGAGTAACGCTGTTGACTGGAAGACTAAAAAGCAGGAAGAGGACAAAGCGATTATCCATCGCTTGAATCAAACCTGGGGAGAAACGTTTTCTCTTGCAGATACTCGTGCGCAACCAGTTTGGAACTACATGCATCGTCGTGGCATTGTTACGCGGGTACGTCCTGAATGGGATTCGGTGCTGAGGTTTCATCCAAACTTGCCTTACCATGATGAAGATGGTCTGTTTATCGATAGCTACCCAGCGCTGCTAGGTAAAATCGTTACTCAGCAAGGGCGTTCGGCCACGTTTCATCGGATCTACCTTAGTGAAGATGGATTCAAAGCGCCGGTTGAAAAGCCTAAAAAGATGATGCCAATACCCAGTGACAGAACAATCACTGGTGGTGCCATTCCGATAGGTGAGCCTGGTGAGGTACTAGGTGTTTCTGAAGGCATCGAAACTGCTTTAGCGGTTACCAGAGCAACGGGGCAAACATGTTGGTCGGTTGTGAATGCAACGCTACTGGCTAGGTTTGAACCACCAAGTAATGTGAAAATGCTGTACATCTGGGCAGATCATGATCTCTCTGAGACCGGCCTGAATGCAGCGAATGAACTCAAGAAAAAAGCCTGGCAGAAAGGCATTCTGACACAAGTCCTGATCCCTCCGATACCAACGTCACTCGGTGTGAAAAGTTGGGATTGGAATGATGTGCTGAATGTTTACGGTGCCATGGGCTTTCCTAAAGTTCATATCTAA
- a CDS encoding HTH-like domain-containing protein, with protein MNEYEIFAQIKSALSDAPRNQYTSELHLQMIKYADELKNITAKEFCEGVGLRGSFGTEFSKMRNLTQRLKAAGLDTAKI; from the coding sequence ATGAACGAATACGAGATTTTTGCGCAAATAAAGAGTGCACTCAGTGATGCCCCTCGCAATCAATACACTTCTGAGCTGCATCTGCAAATGATCAAATATGCTGATGAGTTGAAGAACATCACAGCCAAAGAGTTTTGTGAGGGAGTTGGCCTGCGAGGTAGTTTCGGTACGGAATTCAGCAAGATGCGGAATCTGACTCAGCGCTTGAAAGCGGCGGGGTTGGATACTGCAAAAATTTGA